The Streptomyces sp. HUAS MG91 sequence GCGGTCCACCGCGAACTGGTCGCCCGCGCCCGGGCCGCCGCTACCGAGCCGCTCGAAGAGAACGACACCCCGACATCGAGCATCGAATCCGGCTCGCGTCCTGTCATACCCGTTCCAGGCGGCGCCCCGCCCGCAGCAGTGCCGCTACTCCAGACCGTGCCGTCACTGCCGACGTTCCTGCGCGCGGTGCGCCGCGACCTGACGGCGGGGGAGCGGGCCGGCTACCGCCACGGCCCCGAAGCAGCGCGCGCCCACGATGTGTTCGCCAAACGCCCCCCGCACCTGGCGCAACGACGTCTGGGAGGCCGATCACGTCCAGGCCCCGCTCCGCGTCGACACGGACGGCGACCTCGTCCCCCCCCCATACGTCACGTGGTTCATCGACTGCGCGACCAAAGCCATCACCGGCCTCGCCGTCACCCCAGGCACGCCACCCCGTGCCTCGGTCCTGGCCGCACTGCGCTCCGCCGTCCTGCGCAACCACCCCTACGGCCCCGTCGGGGCCTGCCCGAGCAGGTGCACTTCGACCGCGGCCGCGACTTCCTCTCCCGCACCGTCACCACCGCGCTGACCGCCTTGGACACGGACATCACCGTCCTGCCGCCCTACAGCCCCCACCTGAAAGGCAGCATCGAGAACCTCAACCACTGCGTCACCCGCATGCTGTTCGCCGCCCTGCCCGGCCACACCCCCAAGAAGCCGCAGCGCCGCCCCGACCGCCGCCCCCAGACGGCCCCACCCCTGTCCTTCGAGGCGTTCACCGGGCACCTGCTCGCCTGGGCCCACTGGTGGAACACCGAACACCAGCCGGCCGAACTGCACGGCACCACCCCGCTCGAAGCCTGGCAGGCCGACCCGACCCCGCTCCACGACGTACCCCCGGCGGACATATGGTCGTTCACGCTCGAGGACGACGGCCGCACCCGCACCATCACCAGCCACGGCGTCCGCTTCCGCAGCCGCGACTACATCGCCGACTGGATGACCGGACAAACCGGCCTCAAAGTCACGGTGCGCTTCATGCCCCACCACACCCACGAGATCGAACTCTGCACACCCCACGGCCACCACCTCGACACCGCCCACCTCGCCGACCAGGCCAGCGACGAGCAGCTCGCCACGCTGCGCCGCACCCGCACCCAGCGCGCCCGGCACCTGCGCGACGAGGCGAAAGCCGCCGAGCAACTGCGCCACACCCGCTTCGCTCCCGCCACCGAACCGGTCCCACCGCGCCGTCTGGACGCCACGACCGCCGCGGCAGCCGCCCGTGAACTCGACCAGCACCAGCACCAGTACACCGATCTGGCCGACCTGGCGCTGCCCGACCTCATCCCACCCGCCGCGCCACCAGCCGACTGGGCCATCCCCGACGCCCTCAAGGCCCGCACCCGACCATCAGACCCAACCGAGGACTCCCCATGACCGGCGGCCACCTGCCACCCGCACCTACCGACCACTACACC is a genomic window containing:
- a CDS encoding Mu transposase C-terminal domain-containing protein, translated to MTATTPDDDAPTLAPPRSEPVLDPVTLTALRAPPLRRLLALRTARRLTRAHVHTTAQCLNVSERTVWRWLADATTTPETAARPGARRVERFEITPEIRVLLAYWHGNASAVHRELVARARAAATEPLEENDTPTSSIESGSRPVIPVPGGAPPAAVPLLQTVPSLPTFLRAVRRDLTAGERAGYRHGPEAARAHDVFAKRPPHLAQRRLGGRSRPGPAPRRHGRRPRPPPIRHVVHRLRDQSHHRPRRHPRHATPCLGPGRTALRRPAQPPLRPRRGLPEQVHFDRGRDFLSRTVTTALTALDTDITVLPPYSPHLKGSIENLNHCVTRMLFAALPGHTPKKPQRRPDRRPQTAPPLSFEAFTGHLLAWAHWWNTEHQPAELHGTTPLEAWQADPTPLHDVPPADIWSFTLEDDGRTRTITSHGVRFRSRDYIADWMTGQTGLKVTVRFMPHHTHEIELCTPHGHHLDTAHLADQASDEQLATLRRTRTQRARHLRDEAKAAEQLRHTRFAPATEPVPPRRLDATTAAAAARELDQHQHQYTDLADLALPDLIPPAAPPADWAIPDALKARTRPSDPTEDSP